From the Synechococcus sp. HK01-R genome, one window contains:
- the fabZ gene encoding 3-hydroxyacyl-ACP dehydratase FabZ, with translation MGLLPHRYPFALVDRVLEHEPGVRAVAIKNVTLNEPQFQGHFPERPLMPGVLIVEAMAQVGGLIVTQMPELPKGLFVFAGIDGVRFRRPVVPGDQLRISCELLSLKRQRFGKVKAEATVDGQLVCSGELMFSLMD, from the coding sequence ATGGGGCTGCTGCCCCATCGCTACCCCTTCGCTCTCGTGGATCGGGTGCTGGAGCATGAACCGGGAGTGCGGGCCGTTGCGATCAAGAATGTGACCCTCAATGAGCCTCAGTTTCAGGGTCATTTCCCCGAGCGGCCGCTGATGCCAGGGGTGTTGATTGTCGAGGCGATGGCCCAGGTGGGTGGCCTGATCGTCACCCAGATGCCCGAGTTGCCCAAGGGGTTGTTTGTCTTTGCTGGGATCGATGGTGTTCGCTTCCGTCGTCCCGTCGTTCCTGGAGATCAGCTACGCATCAGCTGTGAGCTGCTCAGTCTCAAGCGTCAGCGTTTCGGCAAGGTGAAAGCGGAAGCCACGGTGGATGGCCAGCTCGTCTGTTCAGGTGAGCTGATGTTCTCCCTCATGGATTGA
- the lpxA gene encoding acyl-ACP--UDP-N-acetylglucosamine O-acyltransferase, with protein MPETPSTSLISEDRPVQIHPLAAVDPRAELAEGVVIGPGAVVGPEVTIGARTWVGPHAVLDGRLTIGADNRIYPGACLGQEPQDLKYRGAPTEVVIGDQNTIRECVTINRATDEGEMTRIGDRNLLMAYCHLGHNCLLGNDIVMSNGIQVAGHVEIEDRAVIGGCLGIHQFVHIGGLAMVGGMTRVDRDVPPYCLVEGHPGRVRGLNRVGLRRRGLDQRQGGEELRQLQDIWTLIYRSDLVIAESLKQARAQELLPAADHLCSFLEASIRQGRRGPMPAAIGR; from the coding sequence ATGCCGGAGACCCCTTCCACTTCCTTAATCAGCGAAGATCGCCCTGTGCAGATCCATCCCCTGGCCGCTGTTGACCCCCGGGCCGAACTGGCCGAGGGCGTGGTGATTGGACCCGGTGCCGTTGTGGGCCCTGAGGTCACGATCGGAGCGCGCACCTGGGTCGGCCCCCATGCCGTCTTGGATGGTCGGCTCACCATCGGCGCTGACAACCGGATCTATCCCGGTGCTTGTCTGGGGCAAGAGCCTCAGGATCTCAAATACCGCGGTGCCCCGACCGAGGTGGTGATCGGTGATCAGAACACGATTCGGGAATGCGTGACGATTAACCGTGCCACCGATGAGGGTGAGATGACCCGGATCGGTGACAGGAACCTGTTGATGGCCTATTGCCATCTTGGCCACAACTGTCTGCTCGGCAATGACATCGTCATGTCGAACGGCATCCAGGTGGCCGGGCATGTGGAGATCGAGGACCGGGCTGTGATCGGCGGCTGTCTTGGCATCCATCAGTTCGTTCACATCGGTGGATTGGCCATGGTTGGCGGCATGACCCGAGTGGATCGCGATGTGCCTCCTTACTGCTTGGTGGAGGGTCACCCCGGTCGTGTGCGTGGATTGAACCGCGTCGGCCTGCGTCGCCGGGGCCTCGATCAGCGGCAGGGAGGGGAGGAGCTGCGGCAGCTCCAGGACATCTGGACGCTGATCTATCGCTCTGATCTTGTGATCGCTGAAAGCCTCAAGCAGGCCCGTGCTCAGGAGCTTCTTCCCGCTGCTGATCACCTCTGCAGCTTCCTGGAAGCGTCGATTCGCCAGGGTCGCCGCGGGCCCATGCCGGCTGCGATCGGTCGCTGA
- the lpxB gene encoding lipid-A-disaccharide synthase yields the protein MVRLLISTGEVSGDLQGSLLIEALHRQAQARGISLEVLALGGERMQAAGAELLADTAPMGAIGLWEALPLVVPTLRLQARVNEVLEARPPDAVVLIDYMGANVRLGLNLRRRLPTVPINYYIAPQEWAWRLGDGGTTRLLRFTDRILAIFPAEAEFYAARGAQVTWVGHPLLDLAVRRPERQQARQALGLSGDDGRLLLLLPASRPQELRYLMPVLVEAAARLQAIDPALDVMVPAGLRAFEEPLRKALAEAGVRGRVVPAAEADALKPSLFAAADLALGKSGTINLELALQDVPQVVGYRVSRLTALVAQYVLRFQVDHISPVNLLLKERLVPELLQGEFTAEAFVEQALPLLQPSPARERMLDGYKRLRNTLGEPGVTDRAAAAILEPLLK from the coding sequence ATGGTGCGATTGCTCATCAGCACCGGGGAGGTCTCCGGTGATCTGCAGGGAAGCCTGCTGATCGAAGCCCTGCATCGCCAGGCTCAGGCCCGTGGAATCTCCCTTGAGGTGCTCGCCCTTGGCGGAGAGCGCATGCAGGCGGCGGGCGCTGAGCTGCTGGCGGATACGGCGCCGATGGGGGCCATCGGCCTCTGGGAGGCCCTGCCGCTGGTCGTACCCACCTTGCGGCTGCAAGCTCGCGTCAATGAAGTTCTGGAAGCGCGCCCACCTGATGCGGTGGTGTTGATCGATTACATGGGGGCCAATGTGCGCCTGGGCCTCAACCTGCGTCGGCGGCTTCCGACGGTGCCGATCAACTACTACATCGCCCCTCAGGAATGGGCCTGGCGACTTGGAGACGGGGGGACGACCCGACTGCTGCGCTTCACCGACCGGATCCTGGCGATCTTTCCAGCTGAGGCCGAGTTCTATGCCGCCCGAGGTGCCCAGGTGACCTGGGTCGGCCATCCACTGCTGGATCTTGCTGTCCGTCGTCCGGAACGTCAGCAGGCTCGTCAGGCTTTGGGGCTGTCCGGTGATGATGGGCGTCTGCTGCTGCTGCTGCCGGCCTCTCGCCCTCAGGAGCTTCGCTACTTGATGCCGGTGCTGGTGGAGGCTGCTGCGCGGCTTCAGGCGATCGATCCAGCCTTGGACGTGATGGTGCCGGCGGGGCTGCGCGCCTTTGAGGAGCCCTTGCGCAAGGCCTTGGCAGAGGCTGGTGTCCGAGGTCGGGTGGTGCCCGCTGCTGAGGCGGATGCCCTGAAGCCGAGCCTCTTTGCTGCGGCTGATCTGGCCCTCGGTAAGTCGGGCACGATCAACCTCGAACTCGCCTTGCAGGATGTTCCCCAGGTGGTGGGCTATCGGGTGAGTCGTCTCACCGCCCTGGTCGCTCAATACGTGCTTCGCTTTCAGGTGGACCACATCTCACCCGTCAATTTGTTGCTCAAAGAGCGGCTGGTTCCCGAGCTGCTGCAAGGTGAGTTCACCGCAGAAGCCTTTGTGGAGCAGGCGCTGCCTCTGCTGCAGCCATCGCCGGCCCGGGAGCGCATGCTCGATGGTTACAAGCGCTTGCGCAACACCCTTGGGGAGCCTGGGGTGACCGACCGGGCGGCGGCGGCGATTCTGGAGCCGCTGTTGAAATGA
- the msrA gene encoding peptide-methionine (S)-S-oxide reductase MsrA, whose amino-acid sequence MLRSVVLVFLLLVTIGGAGRPALAAPVQEAVFAGGCFWCLEHDLEHLPGVLSAESGYSGGHVQQPTYEQVSGERTGHQESVRVRFDPGKISYATLLRSYWRNVDPLDGGGQFCDRGDSYRPVIFTRGKEQEEQARQSAASAARELKQPVDRLKVQIRQAVRFWPAEGYHQNYAERNPLRYRFYRTACGRDRRLDAVWGARARTGKPWS is encoded by the coding sequence GTGCTTCGGAGTGTTGTTCTGGTCTTTCTGTTGCTGGTGACCATCGGTGGCGCCGGTCGCCCTGCCCTGGCGGCGCCGGTTCAGGAGGCCGTGTTTGCTGGAGGTTGCTTCTGGTGCCTGGAGCATGATCTCGAACACCTTCCCGGTGTGCTTTCCGCTGAGAGTGGTTACAGCGGTGGCCATGTGCAGCAACCGACCTACGAGCAGGTGAGTGGTGAGCGGACGGGCCACCAGGAGTCGGTGCGGGTGCGCTTTGATCCCGGCAAGATCTCCTACGCCACCTTGCTGCGCAGCTACTGGCGCAATGTGGATCCCCTCGATGGGGGTGGGCAGTTTTGCGACCGTGGTGATTCCTATCGGCCTGTGATCTTCACCCGCGGCAAAGAGCAGGAGGAGCAGGCCCGTCAGAGTGCTGCGTCAGCGGCCCGGGAGCTGAAACAACCGGTTGATCGTCTCAAGGTTCAGATTCGCCAGGCCGTGCGTTTCTGGCCAGCTGAGGGGTATCACCAGAACTATGCGGAGCGGAATCCGCTGCGTTACCGCTTTTATCGGACCGCCTGTGGTCGTGACCGACGCCTGGATGCCGTGTGGGGGGCGCGGGCTCGCACCGGCAAGCCGTGGAGTTGA
- a CDS encoding leucyl aminopeptidase, producing MQFSLSPANLSAWSGSVLVVGVHEQDPQGLIGELETRLGLAIAPWLKRQRFEGKGGELAKLQLLRPEISSLILVGLGAAASPQLPALRQAAANAAKGCKAESGSVGVLLPWSEQPAQATAEALSVAEAIRLALYSDVRFRSKPDPRTLPERFELLGTLPADTASALERVGAICAGVELARELVAAPPNSVTPAALADSAATIAQAHGLELKVLERADCAKRGMGAYLAVSQGSDLDPKFIHLTYRPNGAVRKRLVLVGKGLTFDSGGYNLKVGAAQIDMMKYDMGGSAAVIGAMRAIAELRPEGVEVHMLVASCENMVNGSAVHPGDIVTASNGTTIEINNTDAEGRLTLADALVYASELKPDAIVDLATLTGACVIALGEEIAGLWSDHDDLADGLRQAAEQAGEGLWRMPMQSSYREGLKSLLADLKNTGPRPGGSITAALFLREFVDREIPWAHMDIAGTVWSDKGRGLDPAGATGYGVRTLVNWICGGGAGANA from the coding sequence ATGCAGTTCTCGCTATCGCCGGCCAACCTCTCGGCCTGGAGCGGATCCGTCCTGGTGGTCGGCGTCCATGAACAGGATCCCCAGGGTCTGATCGGAGAGCTGGAGACGCGCCTGGGGCTCGCGATCGCTCCCTGGCTTAAGCGGCAGCGCTTTGAGGGCAAGGGAGGCGAACTGGCCAAACTCCAGCTGCTGCGCCCTGAAATCAGCAGCCTGATCCTCGTGGGACTGGGTGCTGCCGCCAGTCCACAACTCCCGGCCCTGCGTCAGGCGGCCGCCAACGCCGCCAAGGGCTGCAAAGCAGAAAGCGGCAGTGTCGGCGTTCTACTGCCCTGGAGCGAGCAACCGGCCCAGGCAACAGCCGAGGCCTTATCCGTCGCTGAAGCGATCCGCCTAGCGCTTTACAGCGACGTTCGCTTCCGCAGCAAACCAGACCCCCGCACCCTGCCAGAGCGATTCGAGCTGCTCGGCACGCTTCCGGCGGACACCGCCAGTGCCCTGGAGCGTGTCGGTGCGATCTGCGCGGGGGTCGAACTCGCCCGTGAGCTTGTGGCCGCACCACCGAACAGCGTCACCCCTGCTGCCCTGGCAGACAGTGCCGCGACCATTGCCCAGGCCCATGGCCTCGAGCTGAAAGTGCTTGAACGTGCGGACTGCGCCAAGCGGGGCATGGGGGCCTATCTGGCCGTCAGCCAGGGCTCAGATCTCGATCCGAAATTCATCCACCTCACCTACCGCCCGAACGGTGCGGTCCGCAAGCGACTGGTGTTGGTGGGCAAAGGCCTCACCTTCGACTCAGGCGGTTACAACCTCAAGGTGGGCGCCGCCCAGATCGACATGATGAAGTACGACATGGGCGGCAGCGCCGCCGTGATCGGAGCGATGCGCGCCATCGCCGAACTGCGCCCCGAGGGGGTGGAGGTGCACATGCTGGTGGCCTCCTGCGAAAACATGGTCAATGGTTCAGCGGTGCATCCCGGTGACATCGTGACCGCCTCCAACGGCACCACGATCGAAATCAACAACACCGATGCGGAGGGGCGCCTGACCCTCGCCGATGCCCTCGTGTACGCCAGCGAGCTCAAGCCCGATGCCATCGTGGACCTCGCCACCCTGACGGGCGCCTGTGTGATCGCTCTTGGCGAGGAGATCGCCGGCCTCTGGAGCGACCACGACGATTTAGCCGATGGCCTGCGGCAAGCGGCCGAGCAGGCCGGTGAGGGGCTCTGGCGGATGCCGATGCAGTCCAGCTACCGGGAGGGGCTGAAATCGCTGCTGGCGGATCTCAAGAACACCGGACCTCGTCCGGGTGGTTCGATCACAGCGGCCCTGTTCCTTCGCGAGTTCGTTGACCGGGAGATTCCCTGGGCCCACATGGATATCGCAGGCACGGTCTGGAGCGACAAAGGTCGGGGTCTCGACCCAGCAGGTGCCACGGGGTATGGCGTGCGCACCCTGGTGAACTGGATCTGCGGCGGTGGCGCTGGGGCTAACGCCTAA
- a CDS encoding GIY-YIG nuclease family protein yields the protein MPPEPRQGDLFAQSPPEGTVTNEPQLALSASVLRDWQRRIQRHQAPLFAAPAGPGSVQQTQLFASTEPLERFAPLTLQPLPLSFWRWPESPHQGPAIYLVMDRPEDLSTPILLYVGETVAADRRWKGEHDCKSYLASYSEALSAVGLRGQTSIRFWGDVPRETRSRRRLEQQLIQTWLPPFNKETRERWATPFNADG from the coding sequence ATGCCACCAGAACCCCGTCAGGGTGATCTCTTCGCCCAGAGTCCGCCTGAAGGAACAGTCACCAACGAACCACAGCTCGCCCTCAGCGCATCGGTCCTGCGCGACTGGCAGAGGCGGATCCAGCGCCACCAGGCCCCCCTCTTCGCTGCCCCCGCCGGGCCAGGCTCTGTGCAGCAGACCCAGTTGTTCGCCAGCACCGAGCCCCTCGAGCGGTTCGCACCCCTGACCCTGCAGCCCCTTCCCCTCAGCTTCTGGCGCTGGCCGGAGAGTCCCCATCAGGGACCGGCGATCTACTTGGTGATGGATCGCCCCGAGGATCTGAGCACCCCAATCCTTCTCTATGTCGGCGAAACCGTGGCGGCCGATCGCCGCTGGAAGGGCGAGCACGACTGCAAGAGCTATCTCGCGAGCTACAGCGAGGCGCTCAGCGCCGTGGGCCTGCGCGGCCAAACCAGCATCCGCTTCTGGGGGGATGTTCCGCGCGAGACCCGCAGCCGAAGGCGCCTGGAACAACAACTGATCCAAACCTGGCTGCCGCCGTTCAACAAGGAAACCCGTGAACGCTGGGCCACACCGTTCAATGCCGATGGCTAA
- a CDS encoding general secretion pathway protein GspK — protein sequence MTRGHWLDPLARKVLQAMGELPAEPSARPAPAAPPEPPSWVVDVNRASASQWRQLPGCSEAMVDLLLRLQRGGVQFSQAEDLIQLLDLPPELAERWRPHLVIHWYGDAPPQPPAPPLDLNAAAPERLTAALLWPADRLQRLIQERRRRPFDNLADLQERLCLPPEVVEQLIGRVRFGERRPGPSLPPGC from the coding sequence ATGACCCGCGGCCACTGGCTCGATCCGCTGGCCCGCAAGGTGTTGCAGGCCATGGGTGAGTTGCCGGCCGAACCATCGGCACGGCCAGCCCCAGCAGCCCCCCCCGAGCCACCCAGCTGGGTTGTGGATGTGAACCGGGCCAGCGCCTCCCAGTGGCGACAACTGCCTGGCTGCAGTGAGGCCATGGTGGATCTGCTGCTGCGTCTTCAGCGGGGAGGCGTGCAGTTCAGCCAGGCTGAGGATCTGATTCAGTTGCTCGATCTGCCTCCCGAGCTAGCGGAGCGCTGGCGCCCCCACCTGGTCATCCATTGGTATGGGGATGCCCCCCCCCAGCCCCCAGCTCCCCCTCTCGATCTCAATGCTGCTGCTCCGGAGCGACTCACGGCGGCGTTGCTCTGGCCTGCCGATCGCCTTCAGCGGCTGATCCAAGAACGCCGCCGTCGCCCCTTCGACAACCTGGCCGACCTGCAGGAACGGCTCTGCCTGCCGCCGGAAGTGGTGGAGCAACTGATTGGCCGGGTCCGCTTCGGGGAGCGGCGACCTGGCCCCAGCCTGCCTCCTGGCTGCTGA
- a CDS encoding response regulator transcription factor: MDFSQRIPTLQNRVREGHRLLRRSRTAIATADRMLLTSWVSLFEGLGPLVTAATSEEECLQSLGSSEADLLLCTDLLEAGSGVSLVRRARVAYPQLKILMLIQRPIVRTILEAIDAGSDGLCAHQNVGSGTVFAALNAIDSDDQYIDPMISGVLRHGRLGKGSDQGPLAELSLREEDVLRGLCRGMSNREIADALVVSIDTVKSHVGSVLRKLPAKDRTHAVVMAFRDGLVELPARPPRWQGPRESG, from the coding sequence GTGGATTTCAGCCAAAGAATTCCCACCCTGCAGAATCGCGTGCGTGAAGGCCATCGCCTGCTCCGACGCAGCCGAACGGCGATCGCCACCGCCGATCGAATGTTGCTCACCAGTTGGGTGAGCCTGTTTGAAGGTCTGGGTCCGCTGGTCACAGCAGCCACCAGCGAGGAGGAATGCCTGCAAAGCCTCGGCAGCAGCGAGGCAGACCTCCTGCTCTGCACGGATCTCCTGGAAGCGGGCAGCGGCGTCAGCCTGGTGCGTCGAGCCAGGGTGGCGTATCCGCAGCTGAAGATCCTGATGCTGATCCAGCGGCCGATCGTGCGCACGATTCTTGAGGCGATTGATGCCGGATCTGATGGGCTCTGCGCCCACCAAAACGTCGGTTCAGGCACCGTGTTTGCCGCCCTCAACGCGATCGACAGCGACGATCAATACATCGATCCGATGATCAGCGGCGTTCTTCGTCACGGTCGACTGGGGAAAGGCTCAGACCAAGGCCCCCTTGCGGAGCTCAGCCTGCGGGAGGAAGACGTGCTGCGGGGGCTCTGCCGGGGCATGAGCAACCGGGAGATCGCGGATGCCCTTGTGGTGTCCATCGACACGGTGAAATCCCACGTCGGCAGCGTGCTGCGCAAACTACCGGCGAAAGACCGCACCCATGCGGTGGTGATGGCCTTCCGCGATGGCCTGGTGGAGCTGCCAGCCCGGCCGCCCCGCTGGCAGGGACCGAGGGAGTCTGGGTAA
- a CDS encoding DUF1825 family protein, which produces MAFFDSEIVQEEAKRLFGDYQQLMQLGSDYGKFDREGKKKFIDTMEELMGRYRVFMKRFELSEDFQAKLTVEQLRTQLGQFGITPEQMFEQMNQTLERMKSQLDQSPS; this is translated from the coding sequence ATGGCGTTCTTCGACTCCGAGATCGTTCAGGAGGAGGCCAAGCGACTGTTCGGCGACTATCAGCAACTGATGCAGCTCGGCTCCGACTACGGAAAGTTTGACCGGGAGGGCAAGAAGAAGTTCATCGACACGATGGAGGAGCTGATGGGGCGCTATCGGGTGTTTATGAAGCGCTTCGAGCTCTCGGAAGATTTCCAGGCCAAGCTCACCGTGGAGCAGCTCCGCACCCAGCTCGGTCAGTTCGGGATCACTCCCGAGCAGATGTTCGAGCAGATGAATCAAACCCTCGAGCGCATGAAGAGCCAGCTGGATCAGTCGCCCTCCTGA
- the tyrS gene encoding tyrosine--tRNA ligase, with translation MADASSSLPHWLARGMADLFPAGDPSDPDQALGARLKAADKAGRPLRIKLGIDPTGSDIHLGHSILFRKLRAFQDAGHTAVLIIGDFTARIGDPTGKSATRVQLSKEQVEANATTYLRQLGQGQPKERALLDFETPGRLEVRRNSEWLEGLDLPQVIGLLGTATVGQMLAKDDFSKRYGSGTPIALHEFLYPLLQGYDSVAVEADVELGGTDQKFNVAMGRDLQRHFGKGTQFGLLLPILVGLDGVQKMSKSLGNTVGLEDDPLSMYSKLEKVGDGAIDDYVTLLTDLDLNALPDNPREKQKAMALAVTASRHGIEAATKAQADAATLVGGAGDAAAEVPEASLAEVNFPAKAFYLLSAVGICASSSEARRQIQGGGVKLDGEKLSDPNQEFAGPDQLAGKVLQLGKKTFRRLVG, from the coding sequence ATGGCTGATGCCTCTTCTTCCCTGCCGCATTGGCTGGCGCGGGGCATGGCCGATCTCTTTCCGGCCGGAGACCCCTCCGACCCGGATCAAGCTCTGGGCGCCCGGCTCAAGGCAGCCGACAAGGCCGGCCGGCCCCTGCGCATCAAGCTGGGCATCGACCCCACCGGAAGCGACATCCACCTGGGACACAGCATTTTGTTCCGCAAGTTGCGGGCTTTCCAGGATGCGGGCCACACGGCGGTGTTGATCATTGGTGACTTCACAGCACGCATCGGCGATCCCACCGGCAAGAGCGCCACGCGGGTGCAGCTCAGCAAGGAGCAGGTGGAAGCCAACGCCACCACCTACCTGCGTCAGCTCGGCCAAGGGCAGCCCAAGGAGCGGGCCCTGCTGGATTTCGAGACCCCGGGCCGACTTGAGGTGCGCCGCAACAGTGAGTGGTTGGAGGGCTTGGATCTGCCTCAGGTGATCGGCTTGCTGGGGACTGCCACCGTGGGCCAGATGCTGGCGAAGGACGACTTTTCCAAGCGCTATGGCAGCGGCACCCCCATCGCGTTGCATGAGTTCCTCTATCCACTGCTGCAGGGCTACGACTCGGTGGCGGTGGAGGCTGACGTGGAGCTCGGGGGCACGGATCAGAAATTCAATGTGGCGATGGGCCGTGACCTGCAGCGCCATTTCGGCAAAGGCACCCAGTTCGGGTTGCTGCTGCCGATCTTGGTGGGTCTTGATGGTGTCCAGAAGATGAGCAAGAGCCTGGGCAACACCGTTGGCCTCGAGGACGATCCCCTTTCGATGTATTCCAAGCTCGAGAAGGTGGGCGATGGGGCGATCGACGACTACGTGACCTTGCTCACCGATCTGGATTTGAACGCTTTGCCGGACAATCCCCGCGAGAAGCAGAAGGCGATGGCCCTGGCGGTGACCGCCAGCCGCCATGGGATCGAGGCGGCCACGAAGGCTCAGGCCGACGCGGCCACGTTGGTTGGGGGCGCCGGTGATGCGGCGGCGGAGGTGCCGGAGGCGTCTCTGGCGGAGGTGAACTTCCCTGCTAAGGCCTTTTATCTGCTCAGCGCCGTTGGCATCTGCGCCAGCAGCAGTGAAGCCCGCCGTCAGATCCAGGGTGGCGGCGTGAAGCTCGATGGCGAGAAGCTCAGCGATCCCAATCAGGAATTTGCAGGCCCCGATCAATTGGCCGGCAAGGTGCTGCAGCTGGGCAAAAAGACCTTCCGCCGTTTGGTGGGCTGA
- the pyrF gene encoding orotidine-5'-phosphate decarboxylase codes for MTSLHPADRIIVALDGMAPEQALAFAAQVEGLRWVKVGLELFVQAGPEVVAQLREQGLRVFLDLKFHDIPATMAGACRRAAALGAELITVHACAGSEALQAAQAAAVEGAKSAGQPAPTLLAVTVLTSWEEQRLQRELAIAQGIAERVPALAQLSATAGIGGCVCSPLEAEVLRGQHPEPFALVTPGIRPKGAAVGDQARVMGPAEAITAGASQLVIGRPITKAEDPSAAFAACCGELIGSPQPSE; via the coding sequence ATGACGAGCTTGCATCCCGCTGATCGGATCATTGTGGCTCTCGATGGCATGGCGCCCGAGCAGGCGCTGGCCTTTGCCGCTCAGGTGGAAGGGCTGCGCTGGGTGAAGGTGGGCCTGGAGCTGTTTGTGCAGGCGGGCCCGGAGGTGGTGGCCCAACTGCGTGAGCAGGGGCTGCGGGTGTTTCTCGACCTCAAATTTCACGACATCCCGGCCACGATGGCCGGGGCTTGCCGGCGGGCAGCGGCGCTGGGGGCGGAGCTGATCACGGTGCATGCCTGCGCCGGCAGTGAAGCACTCCAGGCGGCCCAGGCCGCGGCGGTGGAAGGAGCAAAAAGCGCTGGCCAACCCGCCCCCACCCTGCTGGCGGTGACGGTGCTCACCAGCTGGGAGGAGCAAAGGCTGCAACGGGAACTCGCCATTGCCCAAGGCATCGCCGAACGGGTGCCGGCGTTGGCACAGTTGTCGGCAACCGCCGGCATCGGCGGCTGTGTGTGCTCACCCCTGGAGGCCGAGGTATTGCGGGGGCAGCACCCCGAGCCGTTTGCCTTGGTGACGCCAGGCATTCGACCCAAAGGAGCCGCAGTGGGCGATCAGGCCCGGGTGATGGGGCCTGCCGAGGCGATTACAGCAGGCGCCAGTCAGCTGGTGATCGGCCGGCCGATCACCAAGGCTGAGGATCCCAGCGCTGCGTTTGCGGCCTGTTGCGGGGAGCTCATCGGAAGCCCCCAGCCAAGCGAGTGA
- the plsY gene encoding glycerol-3-phosphate 1-O-acyltransferase PlsY: MGFLSLLLGYLLGSIPSGYLAGRWLKDIDLRTIGSGSTGATNVLRNVGKGPALVVFLVDVGKGAAAVLLARALGHGSDWSAWLEVLAGLAALAGHIWPVWLGFKGGKAVATGLGMFLGLAWPVGLACFGVFMAVFSLSRIVSLASVIAAVSLPLLMVSYPGGSPPYVLIALIAMLLVLWRHRSNLQRLIDGTEPKVGQKP, translated from the coding sequence ATGGGCTTCCTCTCCTTGCTCCTGGGCTATCTGCTCGGCTCCATTCCCAGCGGCTACCTCGCCGGCCGCTGGCTCAAAGACATCGACCTGCGCACGATCGGCTCAGGCTCCACCGGCGCCACCAACGTGCTGCGCAACGTGGGCAAGGGCCCAGCCCTGGTGGTGTTTCTGGTGGATGTGGGCAAGGGAGCAGCGGCTGTGCTGCTGGCCCGAGCCCTCGGCCATGGATCCGATTGGAGCGCCTGGCTTGAGGTGCTGGCCGGTCTGGCGGCCCTGGCCGGTCACATCTGGCCCGTGTGGCTGGGATTCAAAGGCGGCAAGGCCGTGGCCACTGGCCTGGGCATGTTTTTGGGGCTGGCCTGGCCGGTGGGCCTCGCCTGCTTCGGGGTGTTCATGGCCGTGTTCAGCCTGAGTCGAATCGTGTCGCTGGCCAGCGTGATCGCCGCCGTGAGCCTGCCCCTGCTGATGGTGAGCTACCCCGGTGGCAGCCCTCCCTACGTGTTGATTGCCCTCATCGCCATGCTGCTGGTGCTCTGGCGTCACCGCAGCAACCTGCAGCGCCTGATCGACGGCACTGAACCGAAGGTGGGACAAAAGCCGTGA
- a CDS encoding DUF3086 domain-containing protein, producing the protein MPDDTDLNPTNLHPTDLHPQDAQDAGTAPSTGESDAAAKEQLIQLALSDLQARRAELEEEIQTLSARKQQLEGEINTSFAGQSDAIARRVKGFQEYLGGALQGLVQSVDNLELVVQPVVVQPSPLDQQAAAATTEATEAPAPAAVADTFRPDETLIRNNLERFLGQPDFYADPWKLRRSLEAPDTALLQDWFFNQGGRGAQPSRGSRPRNVLLSAALIAIIGELYGDQFQTLVLAGQPERLGEWRRGLQDALGLGREDFGPNSGIVLFERGDALVERADRLEERGEVPLILIDAAERVVDIPVLQFPLWLAFAAGPGETYDDDDLL; encoded by the coding sequence ATGCCTGACGACACCGACCTGAATCCCACCAACCTGCATCCCACCGACCTGCATCCCCAGGACGCGCAGGACGCTGGGACAGCGCCATCCACGGGCGAATCAGACGCCGCAGCCAAAGAACAGTTGATCCAACTGGCTCTCTCTGATCTGCAGGCGCGCCGCGCGGAGCTGGAAGAGGAGATCCAGACACTGAGTGCGCGCAAACAGCAGCTCGAGGGAGAGATCAACACCAGCTTTGCCGGTCAGTCCGATGCGATCGCCCGCCGCGTGAAGGGCTTCCAGGAGTACCTGGGCGGAGCACTCCAGGGCCTGGTTCAGTCGGTGGACAACCTCGAACTGGTCGTGCAGCCGGTGGTGGTGCAGCCCTCTCCCCTCGATCAGCAGGCCGCTGCCGCCACCACAGAGGCAACTGAAGCCCCAGCCCCGGCCGCAGTTGCCGACACCTTCCGCCCAGACGAGACGCTGATCCGCAACAACCTCGAGCGCTTCCTCGGGCAACCCGATTTCTACGCCGATCCCTGGAAACTGCGCCGCAGCCTGGAAGCCCCCGACACAGCCCTGCTGCAGGACTGGTTCTTCAATCAGGGGGGGCGCGGGGCCCAGCCCAGCCGCGGCAGCCGGCCACGCAATGTGTTGCTGAGTGCAGCCCTGATCGCCATCATCGGCGAGCTCTATGGCGACCAGTTCCAGACCCTGGTGCTGGCGGGCCAGCCTGAACGACTCGGCGAGTGGCGACGCGGCCTCCAGGATGCGCTGGGTCTAGGCCGGGAGGATTTCGGCCCCAACAGCGGCATCGTGCTGTTCGAGCGGGGGGATGCGCTGGTGGAGCGAGCTGACCGCCTGGAGGAGCGGGGCGAGGTGCCGCTGATCCTGATTGATGCCGCCGAACGGGTGGTCGACATTCCCGTGCTTCAGTTCCCTCTCTGGCTGGCCTTCGCGGCCGGGCCAGGCGAGACCTACGACGACGACGACCTGCTCTGA